The stretch of DNA CCAACACATCACTTGGAAACTGTAGTTCAAACAAACTATCATACCGAGCTAGCATTACAACTGCAATATCCGCTTGTTCGCCTAATAAAATCGTTGTGCCTTCTTTTGGGGCTTTAGACGACTTAACATGAGCCAATACGCGATTATTATCTAAAATTCGCTCAATTAGCATTTCAACTTTACCGCCAGAGGCTTTTTGCCCATACAGCCTAGCTGGAATAACCCTTGTATTATTAAATACCAGTAAATCACCAGGATTAAGTTTTTGTAATACATCAGTAAAAGTGCCGGATGTTATTGCGCCGGTATTACCGTCTAAACCCAGTAAGCGACATTGACTACGAACTTTTGCAGGATAACGCGCAATCAGTTCATCAGGTAGGTCAAATGCAAAATCAGATAGCTGCATAATCAATCAAATACTCTATATAGAAATCAAAAATAACTGTTTAGTCTAATAAGCTTGCGAAATATGTGCAAGTGCTTTTATCTTGACTACCCGTTATTACTCACTATTTTAATAAAAATGTAGCAACTAAAAATTCTAATAAATTATTTTTTTTATTTTTATAAAATGATAAGTAGCGAATAATCGATGCTTGAATAGCTTATAAGAAGCAGCAGCATTTTAGATAATTAACAATAAGGCAAAAACCTTATTGTTAATCAATGAGAGAACTAACGACGAGGTAAACCGCCCATTCCTCCCATGCCGCCACCCATCATGCCTTTCATATTGCGCATCATCTTCATCATGCCGCCGCCTTTCATCTTTTTCATCATGCGCTGCATATCATCAAATTGCTTAAGGAGTTTATTGACATCTTGTACTTGTGTACCTGAGCCTAAAGCAATACGGCGCTTGCGTGATCCTTTGATAATGTCAGGATTAAGGCGCTCTTTAAAAGTCATCGAATTAATCATTGCTTCCATTTTAATGGTGACTTTATCATCCATTTGCGCTTTGATATGATCAGGTAGTTGCCCAGCCCCAGGGAGCTTTGCCAGCATCGCCCCCATTCCGCCCATATCACGCATCTGTTTAAGTTGTTCCTGAAAATCGTTAAAGTCGAATTTATCGCCCTTTTTAATTTTCCTTGCCATTCTTTCAGCTTTTTCGCGATCAACCTTACCTTCCATCTCTTCAATAAGAGAAAGCACATCACCCATACCTAAAATACGTGAGGCAATGCGATCTGGATAAAATGGCTCTAAAGCATCGGTTTTTTCACCCATACCAAGAAATTTTATCGGTTTACCGGTAATATTACGGATTGAAAGTGCCGCACCACCACGTGCATCACCATCAACTTTAGTTAAAATAACCCCTGTTAATGGTAAGGCATCATTAAATGCTTTTGCGGTATTCGCTGCATCTTGCCCAGTCATTGCATCAACAACAAATAACGTTTCAATAGGCTTAACGGCTTGATGAAGCGCTTTAATCTCATTCATCATTTCGCCATCGACATGCAAACGGCCAGCAGTATCGACTATTAATACATCAAAAAACTGTAATTTGGCATGTGAAATCGCTTGATTAACGATATCGATCGGTTTTTGGTTAGCCTGTGACGGGAAAAAATCAACGCCAATCGACTGCGAAAGAGTTTCTAATTGCTTAATTGCAGCCGGACGATAAATATCGGCAGATACCACTAATACTTTCTTTTTGTGCTTCTCTTTAAGGAATTTGGCTAATTTAGCAACGCTGGTCGTTTTACCCGCACCTTGTAAACCTGCCATTAAAATAACCGCTGGAGGCTGGGCGGCAAGGTTCAATGAACTATTCACTTCCCCCATCGCAATGGTCAGTTCTTGCTGTACGATCTTAATAAATTCTTGCCCTGGTGTTAGGCTTTTATTGACATCAAGTCCGACGGCTTTTTCTTTGACTTGAGCAATAAAATCACGCACAACGGGCAACGCAACATCGGCTTCTAATAACGCCATGCGAACATCGCGCAATGCCTCTTTAATATTATCTTCGGTTAAGCGTCCGCGCCCGGTAATATTACGTAGCGTCTGGGATAATCGGTCGGTTAAATTTTCAAACATATTCTTCTCAAAGTTAATAAAAAATTCTTCCCATTATAATAACAGAAATTTATAATTATTAATCATGTGATTTGATAAACCAATTGTATATTTTCATTATTTTAAATAAAAACAATAGCATAAGGAAAAACAATGATGTCTAATAGCTCAATCCCAAATCCGAAAGTAGATGTTGAACGAGTCAATGAAATCAAAAAAGCAAGCTTCTGGGTAAGCCAAGTTTTTATTATTATTGCAACGGTATTAGGTGTTTACCTCGCAGCAAGCCAAGGTTATAAACAGGCTGTCCAATTTGAAAATATGAAAAGTTATAAAGAGAGTTATTACCTACAAAAATCATTACAATATGAGCTACAAGATAATATCGCACTATTAAAAACATATATGAGTAAACTACAAAATTCCAATTATTACGGCGCCCGTAATGAACCACTCAATTTTTATAACTTAGTTTGGGATAATATGAAGTTTTCTAGTGCAACGTTAGCAACGCCACCAGAATTTTTACGACAAGCACAGGGATTTT from Orbaceae bacterium lpD04 encodes:
- the ffh gene encoding signal recognition particle protein, producing the protein MFENLTDRLSQTLRNITGRGRLTEDNIKEALRDVRMALLEADVALPVVRDFIAQVKEKAVGLDVNKSLTPGQEFIKIVQQELTIAMGEVNSSLNLAAQPPAVILMAGLQGAGKTTSVAKLAKFLKEKHKKKVLVVSADIYRPAAIKQLETLSQSIGVDFFPSQANQKPIDIVNQAISHAKLQFFDVLIVDTAGRLHVDGEMMNEIKALHQAVKPIETLFVVDAMTGQDAANTAKAFNDALPLTGVILTKVDGDARGGAALSIRNITGKPIKFLGMGEKTDALEPFYPDRIASRILGMGDVLSLIEEMEGKVDREKAERMARKIKKGDKFDFNDFQEQLKQMRDMGGMGAMLAKLPGAGQLPDHIKAQMDDKVTIKMEAMINSMTFKERLNPDIIKGSRKRRIALGSGTQVQDVNKLLKQFDDMQRMMKKMKGGGMMKMMRNMKGMMGGGMGGMGGLPRR